A genome region from Gossypium hirsutum isolate 1008001.06 chromosome A04, Gossypium_hirsutum_v2.1, whole genome shotgun sequence includes the following:
- the LOC121228274 gene encoding uncharacterized protein has translation MRTGEAEGAGSREIETLISRQQHGELSHKFIRMTTQRQGRFLESSKSESTTKAIIPYTSSEEFPEGARNLWKPTGKPLILSEKLSFTDYKGSGQEFNLAENTIITSAERILIDNIFIAHKRGDIKHQIACLNGLSLYFHNIHNNEICYILFTGDNKGIYKEWTEIIHYTKSQKNPKYKKYSSLSAAYKDAQIYLGHKYNVSEKLKTKWVEIYENSQLEMETSAEKATLQDQIIKHKEQQLLLEKQLQTERVRNIELIKRMEDLQMEAKHKEEMISNAGATAGQPITKEDKIIERLSEIQQDLSTVISGLNQFDERPSEGWDQWWLEMACRANIIEKIPESPKTSEAQDKEYRDGALKQYVASIKM, from the exons ATGCGCACCGGTGAAGCAGAGGGAGCAGGCTCTCGCGAAATTGAGACTCTCATATCTAGACAACAACATGGAGAACTAAGTCATAAATTTATCAG AATGACCACTCAAAGACAAGGAAGATTCCTGGAATCTTCTAAATCAGAATCAACAACAAAAGCTATAATCCCCTATACATCTTCAGAAGAATTTCCAGAAGGAGCAAGAAACCTCTGGAAACCTACGGGAAAGCCGCTTATACTTTCAGAGAAACTTTCCTTCACAGATTATAAAGGCTCTGGTCAAGAATTTAACTTGGCAGAGAATACGATTATAACATCTGCAGAAAGAATACTCATTGATAATATATTCATAGCTCATAAAAGGGGAGATATCAAACACCAAATAGCCTGCCTTAATGGGCTCTccttatattttcataacatcCATAATAATGAGATATGTTATATCTTATTCACAGGAGACAATAAAGGGATATACAAAGAATGGACTGAAATTATCCATTATACAAAATCCCAgaaaaacccaaaatataaaaaatacagcTCTTTATCAGCTGCATACAAAGATGCCCAGATATACCTTGGACACAAATATAATGTATCAGAGAAACTCAAGACGAAATGGGTAGAAATATATGAAAACTCTCAACTAGAAATGGAAACTTCGGCAGAAAAGGCAACACTCCAAGATCAAATTATAAAACACAAAGAACAGCAGCTCCTACTGGAAAAACAACTCCAGACCGAGCGAGTAAGGAACATAGAGCTCATAAAAAGGATGGAAGATCTCCAAATGGAAGCCAAGCATAAAGAAGAAATGATCTCAAACGCCGGGGCCACCGCCGGACAACCTATAACAAAAGAAGACAAGATAATAGAAAGACTCTCAGAAATTCAACAAGACTTATCAACCGTCATAAGTGGGCTAAACCAATTTGATGAGAGGCCCTCTGAAGGATGGGATCAATGGTGGCTCGAGATGGCATGTCGGGCTAACATAATAGAAAAGATTCCAGAAAGCCCAAAAACTTCAGAAGCCCAAGACAAAGAATACCGAGATGGAGCCCTAAAACAATATGTGGCCTCTATAAAAATGTAA